A genomic segment from Cygnus atratus isolate AKBS03 ecotype Queensland, Australia chromosome Z, CAtr_DNAZoo_HiC_assembly, whole genome shotgun sequence encodes:
- the LOC118257792 gene encoding 39S ribosomal protein S30, mitochondrial-like codes for MAAPGGCRLLRLGRRWFSQEPAVPPPPGPLYPPVVASHTARSKAARRRRLEHFHRQVHEAASIEEKLRLYGKLQRPKYTVHPQTFALNADRWYRSFTRTVFVPGLPPPAEAAEEPGPAAGAAPDADADLDLDLGALRSLACDALLQESFYQNKRRPFLYRDQEHTPGPFLTQLVSSLAASLCGRNPLLAASSLDLNPEVNYYWHHGEEVVVHGHRKGRVDPVRFQIDDKPHLQLRVPKQLPEIVPLESDLGDVPVIDHKPSKLPLFKKQYENKVFIGSKVADPCCYGHTQFHLIPDKLKRERFEIANLEDQIEVVYRANGVASLFAWTAAQAMYQGFWNEADVTRPFVSQAVVTDGKYFAFFCFQLNTLALTVETVKNNPRKNICWGTDSKPLYDVVEEGSVRGFNDEVLLQLVRFLLNRPKEL; via the exons ATGGCGGCGCCCGGCGGCTGCCGGCTGCTGCGGCTCGGCCGGCGCTGGTTCTCGCAGGAGCCCgccgtgccgccgccgcccgggccgCTCTACCCGCCCGTGGTGGCCTCGCACACGGCCAGGAGCAAggcggcccggcggcggcgcctGGAGCACTTCCACCGGCAGGTGCACGAGGCGGCCTCGATCGAGGAGAAGCTGCGGCTGTACGGGAAGCTGCAGCGGCCCAAGTACACGGTGCACCCGCAGACCTTCGCCCTCAACGCCGACCGCTGGTACCGGAGCTTCACCAGGACCGTCTTCGTgccggggctgccgccgccggcGGAGGCCGCGGAGGAGCCGGGGCCCGCGGCGGGAGCGGCGCCGGACGCGGACGCGGACCTGGACCTGGACCTGGGCGCGCTGCGCTCGCTCGCGTGCGACgcgctgctgcaggagagcttcTACCAGAACAAGCGGCGGCCGTTCCTCTACCGCGACCAGGAGCACACGCCCGGCCCCTTCCTCACGCAGCTCGTCTCCTCCCTCGCCGCCTCCCTGTGCGGCCGCAACCCGCTGCTGGCGGCCTCGTCTCTTG accTAAATCCTGAGGTTAACTACTACTGGCATCACGGTGAGGAGGTTGTTGTGCACGGACATCGAAAAGGTAGAGTCGATCCTGTGCGGTTTCAGATAGATGATAAGCCGCACCTCCAGCTGCGTGTACCAAAGCAACTTCCAGAG aTTGTACCGCTGGAGTCAGACCTTGGAGATGTTCCCGTTATTGATCACAAACCGTCCAAACTGCCACTGTTCAAAAAGCAGTATGAAAACAAGGTATTTATAG GGTCAAAGGTAGCAGACCCGTGCTGTTATGGCCACACGCAGTTTCACCTGATTCCTGATAAACTCAAAAGGGAGAGGTTTGAAATAGCGAACCTTGAGGATCAGATTGAAGTTGTTTATCGAGCTAATGGTGTCGCAAGTCTCTTTGCGTGGACAGCAGCTCAAGCAATGTATCAAG gaTTCTGGAATGAAGCAGATGTGACGCGTCCTTTTGTATCACAGGCAGTAGTGACTGATGGaaaatactttgctttcttttgtttccagctgAACACTTTAGCGTTAACTGTagaaactgttaaaaacaaCCCTCGGAAGAATATCTGTTGGGGAACAGACAGTAAGCCATTATACGATGTTGTCGAAGAGGGTAGTGTGAGAGGCTTTAATGATGAAGTTCTGCTTCAGTTGGTTCGTTTTCTGTTAAACAGACCAAAAGAGCTGTAA